The DNA window TCCGCGCATGTGGGAGGTGACGGTTGCCCTCTCGGCCGAAATGCTGGTGATCGGCGGCCTTCGTCCTGAGCTTGCCGAAGCGCGTGTCGCGGTCGAGGAGGCGTTCACCTCTGGCCGGGCAGCGGAAATCTTCGGTAGCATGGTCAGCGCGCTCGGCGGGCCGATCGATTTCGTGACCAAAGCCGACAGCTATCTCGTCAAGGCACCGGTGGTGAAACCGGTGCACGCGCCTCAGGCCGGCACCATCGCGGCGATCGATGCGCGGGCGATCGGCGTTGCCGTTGTCGGTCTCGGCGGTGGCCGTACCCGGCCGCAGGATGCCATTGATCCGTCCGTTGGCTTCTCGGCATTGGCCGGTCTTGGCGAGGATGTTGGCCCCGATCACCCGCTCGGCTTCGTGCATGCGGCGAGCGAGGCGGCGGCCGAAGCGGCCACGGTGGCGCTGATTGCCGCCTACCAGCTTGGCGACCGGCCTGAACGCGGCCCTTCGGTGATCGAGCGGGTCGGCGGATAAGCCGGTTCCCGAGGCGGTCGTGGACGGCGCCGCCCCGGGATTCAGAAAAGATCTGGAGGTGCCGGCAGGCGCCGGGGAGGACTCATGAAACGGGCCATCATCATTGTGCTCGACAGCTTCGGCATCGGCGGCGCGCCGGATGCCGCCCGGTTCGGTGACGAGGGGGCCGACACATTCGGCCACATCGCGGCCGAATGCGCGGCCGGACGGGGCGATCGAGAGGGGCTGCGATCGGGGCCACTTTCACTTCCCAATCTTGAGCGCTTGGGCCTCGGGCTTGCCGCCGAACTTGCGACTGGCCAGAAGCCGGCCGGCTTTTCCCGCATGGTCGCGGAGGGGCGCTATGCCGCTCCCGCCGAGGTATCGAGCGGCAAGGATACACCGTCCGGTCACTGGGAGATCGCCGGCGTGCCGGTGCCTTTCGAGTGGGGGTATTTCCCGCCGGAGCCGCCAAGTTTCCCGGCCGAACTGATCGAAGCCTATGTGCGCGCGACCGGTGTACCGGGCATCCTTGGCAACTGCCACGCCTCCGGTACCGAAGTCATCGCCCGCTTTGGCGAGGAGCACATCCGTACCGGCAAGCCGATCGTCTACACCTCGGCTGATTCGGTGATGCAGATTGCCGCTCACGAGACGCATTTCGGCCTCGAAAAGCTGCTCGCCGATTGCGAGATCGCCCGTAAGCTGGTCGACGCCTACCGCGTTGGCCGCGTGATCGCCCGCCCCTTCATTGGCGAGACCAAGGACACCTTCAAGCGGACGGCCAACCGGCGCGACTATGCCGTGCCGCCGCCCGAACCGACGCTGCTGACCCGCGTCGAGGCGGCGGGTGGCAAGGTCTATGGCATCGGCAAGATCGGCGACATCTTCGCCCACCAGAACATCACCATCACCCGCAAGGGCAAGTCCAACGACGGCAATCTCGATCTCGGCATCGCGGCGCTTGGTGAAGCTGGGGCCGGCGATCTCGTCTTCGTCAACCTCGTCGATTTCGACACCGAATACGGTCACCGTCGCGACGTTGCCGGCTATGCCGCCTGTCTCGAAGACTTCGACCGGCGCCTGCCCGAAGTGGAGGCGGCGATGGGCGATGGTGACATGCTGCTGATCACCGCCGACCACGGTTGCGATCCGACTTGGCGCGGCAGCGACCACACTCGCGAGCGCGTGCCGGCGCTGTTCGCCGGTCCGCACGTGCCATCCGGCCCGGCTGGACGTCCCGATACCTTTGCCGACATGGCCGAGACCGTTGCCGCCTGGCTCAGCCTTGCGCCCGGCCGGCACGGCCGCTCTCTAGTGTGAAAGACTGTCCATGACCGAACCGACCGCCGTGCCTTCGGCACCGAAGGCCGAACTGCACGTTCATCTTGAGGCCGGTGCCACGCCCGACCTCGTCCGCCGCAACGCTGCCCGCTACGGGGTGGACGTGTCGCGCCTGTTCGACGACGACGGGCGCTACCTCTGGACGGACTTCTCGGCCTTCCTCATTGCCTATGATCTCGCCGCTTCGGTCTTTCGCACGCCCGAGGATTTCGCCGAGATCGCCGAGGTCTACCAGTTGCAGGCCGCCGCGGCCGGCTCGATCTACACCGAATTCTTCGTGTCGCCCGACTTTGGCGAACGCTCAGGTCTCGGCTATCGCAGCTATCTCGATGGCATCGTCGAGGGGCTGCGCCGAGCCGAAGCTGCGACGGGCATCGTCGGTCGGGTGATCCCGCTCGTCGAGCGTCACTATGGCCCCGATCGCGGTGTCGAGGCGGCGCGGATGGCGGTCAACAATCTCGTGCCGGAGGTCGTGGGTTTCGGCATGGCCGGCGAAGAGCGTCTCCATGCGCCGCATGAGTTTGTTTCTGCTTTCGAAATTGCCGCCGAGGCGGGCCTGCCGCTGACCTGCCATGCCGGCGAATGGTGTTCCTGGGAGGGTGTCGCGGCGACGCTCGACGCCATCCCCGTAAGGCGTATTGGCCATGGTGTGCGGGCTATCGAGAGCCCCGACCTCGTGCGCCGCATCGCCGAGGAGGGGATTCACCTCGAGGTGTGTCCGGTCTCCAATGTCACGCTCGGCGTCTATCCCGACTACGCCCGCCATCCGCTGCTGGCACTCAGGGCGGCCGGAGTGCGCCACTCGCTCAATACCGACGATCCGCCGTTCTTCTGGACGTCGGTCGGCCACGAATACCGGGTGGCGCGTGAGGCTTTCGGGCTGACCGATGCCGAGCTGGCAGCCGTGACACGGATCGCGATCGAGGATGCCTTTTGCGACGAGGTAACCAAAGCGCGACTTCTTGCCCGGTTGTGAGCGGAAATCTGGTGGAGATCGGGGAAAATGCCGGTTTCGGAGGCGGCTCTGAATCTCTATGGTCGCCGAAACCCAAAGCCCGCGAGGAGCCTATGAGCGTCAAGGTCATCGATCATCCGCTGGTGCAGCACAAGCTCACCATCATGCGCAACAAGGAAACCTCGACGGCGAGCTTCCGGCGGCTATTGCGCGAGATTTCGACATTGCTTTGCTATGAGGTGACGCGCGACCTGGCGCTGACCGAAGTCGAGATCGAGACGCCGCTGCAGACCATGATGGCGCCAACCCTCGAAGGCAAGAAGCTGGTGTTTGCCTCGGTGCTCCGCGCCGGCAACGGCCTTCTTGAGGGC is part of the Pleomorphomonas sp. PLEO genome and encodes:
- a CDS encoding phosphopentomutase, translating into MKRAIIIVLDSFGIGGAPDAARFGDEGADTFGHIAAECAAGRGDREGLRSGPLSLPNLERLGLGLAAELATGQKPAGFSRMVAEGRYAAPAEVSSGKDTPSGHWEIAGVPVPFEWGYFPPEPPSFPAELIEAYVRATGVPGILGNCHASGTEVIARFGEEHIRTGKPIVYTSADSVMQIAAHETHFGLEKLLADCEIARKLVDAYRVGRVIARPFIGETKDTFKRTANRRDYAVPPPEPTLLTRVEAAGGKVYGIGKIGDIFAHQNITITRKGKSNDGNLDLGIAALGEAGAGDLVFVNLVDFDTEYGHRRDVAGYAACLEDFDRRLPEVEAAMGDGDMLLITADHGCDPTWRGSDHTRERVPALFAGPHVPSGPAGRPDTFADMAETVAAWLSLAPGRHGRSLV
- the add gene encoding adenosine deaminase, with the translated sequence MTEPTAVPSAPKAELHVHLEAGATPDLVRRNAARYGVDVSRLFDDDGRYLWTDFSAFLIAYDLAASVFRTPEDFAEIAEVYQLQAAAAGSIYTEFFVSPDFGERSGLGYRSYLDGIVEGLRRAEAATGIVGRVIPLVERHYGPDRGVEAARMAVNNLVPEVVGFGMAGEERLHAPHEFVSAFEIAAEAGLPLTCHAGEWCSWEGVAATLDAIPVRRIGHGVRAIESPDLVRRIAEEGIHLEVCPVSNVTLGVYPDYARHPLLALRAAGVRHSLNTDDPPFFWTSVGHEYRVAREAFGLTDAELAAVTRIAIEDAFCDEVTKARLLARL